CAGAAGAGTCTGAACTGGTGGTGAACTGTTACTAAacacttaaaatacaaaatctgTTTATAAGAATTAATACATAACTTAAGCTTAATGTTCATGTGTTAACAATACAGTATTTAAAATTATAATCATTAAAACTGGAATTAAAGCTaagaataataacaaaaaaaacccccaaaaaacaacaaaaagaaaacagtaagaACTAAACGTTGTTTAGTGGCCATCATCCAAATGCAATCATTTTAAACAACTTAGTGGAATCTGGGAAGAGATCAACCTTTCCATGATGTGACAATTTCACGTAATAGAAGATGATCTTTTTTATAACCACCAGAAAGTTTAACTTCCATTAAAACCTGGATCTGTTCATGCTGAAATGATTTATACGTTGAAAGTCGTTAGCTGCAGTTCTCTGTCATTATTCAGGAATGTCTGAAGCTGTGAACCCAGTATGAAATGCTTCTCTCACCCATTTTGACGACATTTTGGGTGCATCACACCAGAGTTTTCTCTTACAGTTTAGCCAAAGAGGaggaacagaataaaaactgtgGTGTGTTTGAGTACAAGTAAAAATTTAACTGAAgtgaaattatttgttttcGCTCACATCATCCACCAAATTCTTAAATCTACCTGAGTAGGGAACTGTCCTGTGAACAAGGTCTTTTTGAGTCCCTGTGTTAAGAAGATTTGCCTctaatcttgaaaaaaaaaaaaaaatcctgaaattCCCAATTATGAATCCAATCCAAATGTAGACAGAAAAGCCCACTTccaccagaaaaacaaaatagataAAAATTTTGGTCACAGTCAAAATAACATTACATAGAGTAAGTCAAAGTTTTGacttacttttttaaaattacaatcAGtatccttattattattattatttaaatcatttcCATCTATTAGGGGCTTCCAGAAACTTTTACACTTCCATAGACACCAGATATTGACCCTGAGTTTCTGACTTCTCTGCAGCATCACCATTATTAAACCAATCATAAGCTACAATAACAGTCGCCCCAGGTCACAGGAGGATGAAAATAGTGAGAGGAAACGGGACTGAAATTGTCACATCAGACAGTAGACATGGAGGCTAAACTTTTAAAACTGTATGAAACATCTAGTTGTGTGCAAAAAGAATATTTCtactttgaaaattaaaaaagtgaAGCTGATGACCACAGAGCCTGGGCAGACTCTCACAGTCTGAAACTCGTCAACAAGTTTTCTAgattaaaataatcaaaatcTATATTAGTAGTCATTTTAAACTTGATGATGAATTTTGTCACCACATATCATGGTGACATTTCCTAAACTTGTTGAGGCCTCGGCCGGAGGTTAGAGGCCAGGGGTTACAGGTCATCACTGGCCCTTCTTGGGTGGGTCAGGGATGCTCTCAGTCAGCGGGGTGAGGCTGGTGAGCAGTGTGTGGCGTTCGTACTGCTTGGTCTGCCTGAATTTGGTGTCTGTGCCGTGGAGCCGGTCCAGAACACCAAAGACCCCAAAACACTGGTTGAACCTGGACCCAGGAAGGACATGAGGACAGTGGTTAAAAGATTCTACAAACAAGAACAGAAATGCTGATTCGTATtctctttttgttcattttctaatATACAATAATTAATAGTCATCAATTTAGGTTTTTTACaaattttatgaaaaaaagacCCTTGAAAGAAAACGATGTTCTacattcatttcactgtcaacaaatctcatGACAAGGCCAAAACCAACAATTAATTGATCCCACTAACGAGTACTATCTGTGCACCCAAAGTCCTGGGCCCCACAGTAATGTCATATATTTGGGAAAATGATTTAGCCTTTTTaagaaaaactatttatttGTGACCCCATTTtcaaagatttacatcttcagtaggaaccagtgagccacagacagagaagggaAGTTGGACAGtattgagaaattaaaaataaaatagttcaaaagatgaaaaacagacaacaatCATTAAATCCCATTAAAAGCTCTCCTGGAAGAGCGAGCAGGCAAACTCACCTGAGGTGGTGGAAGTCATGGAACTCCGGGGAGGGCAGGAAGGGGAGGTGGTATCCACAGTGGGAGATGGTGGTGCTGACCAGAGCCAGGCAGTACCACAGGGTGGTGGTGGACAGGTGGGAGCCCAGGATCACGGGTCCGATCACCACCGGCAGCATGTTGGAGATCTaaaggcagagggaaagaacaAACAGGCTTAATCACTGAGGAAGACTTTTAATATCCTAACTCAGAATCACACTTTCAACAGCTGATTCAACTTGACAACGAGCACAGTGagttcagatttgttttctgGATCAGATTTGTCCAGATTCCAGATGTGAAAGTGAAAGgcatttgatttatttgtgaCAGCTGTAGCTGGTGTGAGGCTCAACGAGAAGAGAATAGACTTGGATCTTAAACTAAACTGTTCCCTGTTTTACTCAAATCACTGCAGACCCGCCAAATCGGGGCTATAACTTATCTTTAAATCGTCTACAGTAATCtcacactgacagtgaaataaatacTATAATACTCAAATCCAGAGagggaaaagcaggaaaaggggATCATTCACCACATGCTCCAGAGGATGAGCGTAGATGGAGACGACTCCGATGGGAGCGGTCCACTCGTGGTGCTGTTTGTGGAAATGCTTGTAGAGGCCTGGATGGTGGAACAGCCTGAGAGGAAAGAACATGAGgatcaaaatgaaaactgtcaaCATCCAGTTATTTGCTGATAAATTTTTAACAAGTCTAACAGTTTACAGCCATACCAGTGGCTCTGCAAGCCTGTCAGTTTTACTTTCTTACCACTAAGTGGCAGTAATGTGTAAAGTTCAGTGCTATAATGATGACTGAATCTCAATTGAAGAAGAAGTGTTTTGTCAGCTGGGTAGAAAAGGGGTTGAATTTTCTGAACTTGCCTCCACAGTCCACTGACCATACAGACCTTTTTCAAGTTTGACATGATAAAAATTAACGGTTGCTACCTGTGTGAGTAGTAAAACAGAATCTCCTCCAAGATGGCGAAGGCAGCCAGCTCTGTCAGGGCCCAGTGGAAGGTGGGCAGCTCGGGTCCACAGGGTTTCCCCCTCCAAGTCATCAGGTAGTAAACAGCCACCACCATGGGCCCGGAGATGAACACCTGGTTGAAGAGGACAGTCCTCACTGCGTGGTGAAGCTTAACTGGATCCACCTGGAGGATAAGGGAAGAGTCAGAGGCCAAAACTAGATATAATCTCAAAAAGTATGCATTTTTATGCCTTTCTGATATTACATTGTTTGGCAGATATTTTCATTTGGTGATGTATAACAAGTGCTTTCAAACCTGGCAGGTTTCAGAGTTCACTTcagagttttttgtttgtttaggaAATGATAAAGTGGAGCACCAGATGTGGTCTGGAACATCCAAATGACTACGTCCACAGTGCATCTGATCACTATCTTCTTTCACAAGTTTTAAGGCTCatctcaaaaattttttttcaatggcTTTTAAGTGATTTCTTATCTTGTTGGCCTcatcttaattttattttaggttttCTGCCACCTGGGCTATGTGATTTTGCTTGTGTGATATGCTATGCAATTCCATGTGAAGTGTGAATACTGTTGTCTAAGTTTTAAGAAATATGTTATAAATAAAGATGACTATTATTTAAAGATGACTTTAAACTAAAGTGAAGTGTTTTAATGGTGCAGTTTGGTCAGTATGTTTTAGTACAAGATGTAAGAGTATGTCttcttcaaagaaaaataaatgaatgtttgcatgtttaaaaGCCAGACCCAACATCTGGAACTCAAAGAATTGAGAGAATTGaatttcctactgtgacatgtcaagaATACTTatgtggaaaaagaagaaaacacaggtCATAGTGTTTACAGTGACAGATGACCTACACCCAGCAAGCTTCAAGTATTTGGTAGTTGAGTTATTTACCATAGTGAACTGAACAGACACTAACAGCTGCTGGTAAAACACTTGAAATTTACATTCATTCGTGTATCTTTGGTTTAGTTTGGGAAATGGCTGAAATGGGTTGTTTTCAGAATGACCAAAAGATCAACCAAACATCAGACAAATACTGTAACTAAGCCTGAAAAATCTAGTAATCTAAAGATGCCAAGAAATGACATATATGGTGGTTTTACTCTCTGTTGTCAGctaaaatctttctttcttcaaaAATTAGACATCTGACGACTGGCCAAGGACTTGGACACACAACTCCAATCATTTAATTGAAGATACAACAGGTTTTGACTGACACAACCGGTGTTGTCTAAATTGTATTGTTGCTGCACATCAGCACATCCTTGCTTTGTTTATGACTAGCATGGCTCCAGGTCAGACAGTTATTGTTGGTCAGTGAACCTGAATATCTCTTCTTGGAGTAATGGACCATAGAAAAATCATAGAACACACCTGCTGACTCAGCAGATTGTCACAGACTAGCTAATCACAGAAGATATGAATTTTTTCTATGATTTATAGCAGTTTATTACTATTGGcatgagaaacagaaatgttataTTATGAAATTTAAGTCACCTTATAAAGGACATGAACTCTATATAGTAGCTGGGTGAAGAGATTTCTGAAGAGATAAGAAGTCATATGACCTGGCTGCacattcagagaaaaagtgtgtTTGATAATTAGTAAACCTGAACAAACCGTCTGCTGAATTTGGCTGAGGATATTTTTATTCCATTATGGACCATGAGCTTCCTGTGCATGGCGTTCCTGGATCTAATCTCTGGAAGGTAATCAATAATCTGATTACACTGCGAGAGTAAGCTGCAGCCCTGGTTATCGGTAATGTCAGTCTTTATCTCTGTAGTGTCTAACAACATCTGTTAATCAAACACAGCCAGAGGACTTTGGTCAGAACAGACATGTGGACACATCTGATCTGCAATAATAAAGGCCATGCATGTATTTTCATGTACATGTGTTTGCTCACATGCACTTGTTTTATTAGGATTTGACCGAttagttgttttcatttaaaactaTCTCACAATATAGCTTAAAAAGACTATGATGTGATTATTAAAGACCATCACTTATTTGTACATTTATTGGGGTCCAAAAGTGACATTAGAAAaaagtgtgtacatttataaataaataagtagttgaaaaaaataaatagggAAATAAGTAAATATGAAAAcgaataaataaaagttaactATCcattcatgattttttttaaaatttatcaTTAtgctcatttattcattcattcatttatttattttcctgagACAATCCAGAGTGTGAGTCCGAAGCCTACCGGGTTATTCTTGTCCACCTGGATGCGGTAGCGAGTGATGAAGGAGGGTATCCCAGTGGTGTCCACCAATAGCAGCAGGGCATTCAACGCCCAGAACACCAGAGTGGGGATTAACATCGTCCCTGTTGAATGAAAACAAGGTCACTGTCAGCGAGCGACAACATGACAGCCCCTGACCCGGGCCTGAAGATTTCACAACTTTATCTATAACCTGCAAGCAAACAAATACTCGTGCAGCAGCCTTTTGAGAggtttgagacaaaaaaatgtaacaatTTGCTacaactttttttaattttcaagaAGAGAAAACTGTAAGATCAAGAGggattgttttgattttgagcAACCTGCCAACAACCTTTAAAAGTTTTCAGGTTACATCAAAGCCAAAATCTTTCAAAATTCGCAATATTCTGGTCACATCCTCAAACTTAAAATTAATGTTATGAAGAGTAATTGACagaatatttactgtaaacaatTCTCTTGTGCTCTGTGCTTCACTACTCGTACATAATACATCATCACTTACAATATGTGCCTTATCTTGTAAAACACATAATGTTCTACACAGATAATATCTAGTTGAGAAATATAATAACAGCTGGCCAGTTTATGTCTCAACACCATTATGGCTGCATCATAAAAGTGAGTACGTTGACACCAGAGGTCAGAATTGAACAACTGCTCTCAATGCTCTGTACCTATGGTACATCCTCTGTGGCTGGTACCAAATAAGGTATCCTTTTGTGCAGTCACataattctgaaaataaaagtcCTGCTTGTATCTCAGAGGAAATTGAAATAATGTGTGAAACCTCATTTCAAAATAGACTTGTACATATTTTATAGTGCTACTTTGAAGGTGTTCTCTAGCTGTGATAAGCCAGATTCtaaaatggaaagaaaggaagggtCAGACAGTTATATGGATCCACGAAGCCACGTAAGTCCAAGCGTTTTACAAGGATACAAAGTACGTACTGATACAAAGCAGGAGCAGTTATTCAAGCCATCATCATCTAGGAAACAGAGGGTAGTGCTTGATCTTGGCTTGACAAATATCTGTTGTGTCAACAAGTCTGTCCGTTGCAACATGTTCCTCTACATATCAggtttttggacaacaaacaaaacagctgtttcTTACCTAAGAAGAACAAAGCAGCATCATGACCTTCAAATGCCGAGGACAGCTTGGTCCACAGGTTCTGCCAGAAATCTCCTGAAGCTCCCCAGAATCTCTGAAGatgcctggggggggggggggggggtatcagTGTTGTGTCAAGTTTAAAAGACCATTGTCTTAgatgtttaaaacaaacaaaacttcacAGACATTAGTGCACCAGCTTTCTAgctgtttaattaaaaactagAATTACAGCCTCATGGTTGTGTGCCTCCACCTaccagtcaagttgcagtttacatcccTGTCTGTCCAGACCCataaagtatatatatatgtagtgaagacttcaacttaaaatttaataaaaggtattaaGTGTATTTTGTCATTATTAGGGTATGAATGCTTGAGTTAAAACATATTGTGTGAGGTCACAGTAatcttgacctttgacctccaaattcTATTCAGTTCATCCTTGATTCCAAGTGGACATTTGTGTCAAAActgaagaaattccctcaaggcATTCCTGAGACAGATGGACGGACAACCCAAAAAACGTAATGCCTCTAATCAAAGCTTTTGGCAGCATGGAGGCAATAAAAACctaatttattaaaataagTGTACATCTGGCTGTCCCATcagcactgaaacatttaagccaagtctctgtctttcccttttgtttgaaatattccaaCACAGGCCCAGTCCCAGTGTCCACTCTCAGAGATCCTCAAGCTTTGACACATTCATAGGGGCTTGGAGAAGTCCGAACAACCACCTGGCAAATGCCCAGCCACACcctaacaaacaaaacacccaGAACACCACAGACACCCAGCAAAAACCTAATGACAACCCAATGACTTACTTGAACAAATTTTCAAGTAACTTTCCATACCCATtttgtcacatccagctctcCTCTGGTGCGTTTCATTTCTTGTCCTGCCCTTTCTTACCCTTCCTACTGTGCAGTAATGTAATAGCCTGTGGCAATGCCACTCCTCAGGCTCCTCTCAGGTTTATTTCAGGACAACCTGCTGGTTTGTTGTTGGTAATACTGTAACAAGTAAGGAGATCCTACCATGTCAGTGAGTTGCCGAATGCTGCCAGGAACAAGATTCCAGATCCAATGACAAACGCAGCTTTCTTCACAGAGTCCCACAGTCCTCCAGGGCCCTCCTGAGCAGAGAAAGAGCAACACATTGTGTATAATCCCTGTTGATACTGTGCTCTCATCACATGGTGTTGCGCTGCATCAGCGTTTCCCACAAAAACTTCTTACGGTGAAGAAATGTCTCTAAAACAACACAGAGGCTGTTACTGAAGCCAGTTAGGGTGTCTTTCCAAGAAGATGACAACACTGTGGTTTCTCAGGTCTATTCACTTGTATGTGGAATGCTGATCTACACAGATAAAGAACAACTGAATGGATAATGTTTTCATAAGGGTGAGGCATCTGACTTCATACCAGATAATACACCGCAATGGAGAGTGTCCAATGACACCCTGTCTTGTATCTTAGGCCTGATAATTGTAAGTACTGTAGTGTATTTTCAATcattaaataaaatcaatcaatcaaaagaGTCACATGACATTTTTACTTCCGTAATAACCCTAATATTCTAACTGATTAACTATGAATATAAATGTAGTGGAGAttgaaacaaattaaatgtgCATTAAATGTGAATATCTATATATTCCAGATATGCTTTTGATCTATATCACGAGCAATTCAAAGCATCAAAGCTATTAAAGACTCATCTTGTCCATGAGGTCCATATTGTGACTGAAGTTCTGCATATTTGAAGTTCGAATGCTGAAAGGATGACACGCCGACCTCAGATTAAGGTTTTCACTGTAAGCCTTTTGGTAAGAATTTGTTGTTACAAAAATGAACATGGATTTAACATTGTTGTTTCCTATTTGTGTCACTTGCAATTTTAACAACTGATGAATTTAAACTCAATCTTCTGTTGCAGATGATCCAGagatgagatttttttaaaaaatctcaaATACTGAATGTAAGATGTATCCAACAAATACACAGTGCATTTAGTAAAAGCAAAATCTGAGCCAGCCACACAAACTGGATCAGTTCACTCAGCGGGAATTAAGACCAGGGATTGATGTCACATTCACCAGACTTTCTAAACTGCCAGCTTTTACCCCAGCTGCCCTTAGCTCAACCATGGCAATAGAGGGGAAAATGTTACACAAACGTCATAAAGGTCTCAGTACTTAGCTGTCTTTTCGTTTTTTGGAGCCACAAACAAAACCATGCCATTCAAACAATCACATCTTAGAGATACAGCAGACACAGATGAGGATGTTTTATTTACTACAATTATTAACTACAATCTATGCTCTGAGAAATGAAGTCTGTAAAATTCCCAAAAGGACAAACAAGCACACTGTAAACATTTCCCAATGTAGAGTACACATTTGCCATCCTCTCTTCGTTTCCCTGCTGAGCTCCATAAATTTgctaggggaaaaaaatgctactTGTCAGGTCGAGCCTGCTCCAGAGAACGACAAGGAAAACAAGACAGGTCTCACAGAGCCACAGTACACACAAAGCAGTGAGGTGGAAACTCTCTTGGTTTGACATTTAAGATCAGATcaactttatttcatttatattgTACATTACAAAGTGCCTTACACTTAGGTAACAGATAAAAACCGGAAAGTGGCTTTTAGAGGCACCATCTCTTATCTGATTTTGATTCGgattgtaaaacacatgaaagatTTTGAGATTCCTTTTTGTAAGCAAGCATTACTTTAAATTTATCTCTCCAACATCAAGAATGCAGCGCTGAAATGCCACTGCAAATAACAAGTCGACTTTTTTGAGTCTTGATAAAAGCTTAGACTACTACTagtgtaaaacctgcaataATATATATCAGTGGTGAAAAAAAGGCTAGATGTCATTACTAAGTTTACCTTCGCAACATTTTAAATTCTTTCTGATGCTAACCTGAGATTTGACTGATGATCAGCAAGTGTGATTAATGGAAAAACAGATAACATTATATAAAAACAAGATAACATAAACTTTGTACTTAACATATATTGAACAGTACCTATGTTTTCAGTAAAATGCCACAGAGGTTAACAGAgatttttcaaagtaaaagcaacctccaaacaaagagagaggacCAGTAATCCAACAAATCCAACCAGACAGCCAAGAAAAGGTGTGGACAAAATACACAGCAGATTCTCTACAAGGGTTGTCCCTGAGTTGGCTGTGATTTATCATATTGTGTTGCTGCTGACTTCCCTGCTTTTGATTCTCTATATGTTCTATTAAATTACACTAATACCTGAGTGTTTTGTTGTAATCTCTTacctgtttgctgctgctgctgctgctgctgctgtttgttgtggcAGCTCCCCTCGTGCCTGTAAACACAATAATAAATGCAATGTAAACAATCTTTATTTTTCAAGGAAAATCAGAGCATGTTCAGAACATTTAAGAGGGCAACCACATCATATGttgttacaaataaaaatagaatttaattttagcaaaagaaattttaaaatctaaaattatATTGAGACGGACTATTTTGGAAGCAGACGGGATTGCCACAGTGCCCCAAAATGACTGACGGTAGAAGATTAGAGATTAAATGTTctgctgttcattttaaaaggtGGGTGGCCTAATCCCAGCTGGTTTGCAAAAATTATggtgggttaaaaaaaaaaaaaagaaagaaaaaaaaactatttttattttgtgttgagAATCAAGTTTTTGTTCAAGAACATAACTCTTAAACTTCAATAACATGGTGAGTTTTGTCAGTAATATTGTCAAAGTTGTAACAAGCTCCACATATTCTGTATAGGCTCAGTTTTTCATGAATATTAAATTTATATCTAATACGGTTCATAATATAGCTCAACTTGTTTGTCTCTGACATGGTCTCATATGCTGAACCTTCACTGATTAATGCTATTTTACCATAAAAATGTACAtcaataaatgttaaatgtggCACAAATGCAGCACAATGAGTGTATTCAGACACTTCATTAACCTCTCTCACTGTTCTGCATCTTTTCATGGTACAATAATCATCTGAGTACAGTGTAGCCTGGTGCAAAATTTACAGCTGAAGGATTAAACATAATCCTGTTATTATCCATCCTTACAGTGTGCACTTTTTCAGTCAAATTCTTGGGGATAACAACCTGCTCCACATTCACACGCTCTATTTTTTGCAGTTCAGTAATAAATTTAAGATTCATGACAAAAACAAGACCAATGTCTGGGCTTTGGGCATTGTGTGAACTACattattttttaagaattaaattaattgaaaaaaaaaaacccaattaaAATAATTCATGGTCAAAGCAGTTACTCGGCCAAATTTATGAGTTTTCTATTGACTGCAACAGGCACCCTGCACCAAGTAGGAATATTACAGAGAATAAATTCCctaatgaaagaaaatacaacTTTAAGAACAGtaacagtgaaacaacacatttttttgtagAGCTGAACACAGGAGCTGTCCAGTCTTCAATGGATCATTACTGCAGACTTACAGACGGCTATAACTACACAACTACAGCTTTACATTTAGCAAGCACCGACTCCATCCGCATGTTAACGGCGAAATAAGGCTCTGACTTACCACCGACTCTCGTCTTCGCCACCATGTTTACGCCCGGTTTCTCGTCTCTGTCGGTCCTGCTGGATGTTCTCACGGACTCAAACCGACTCTTTATTGACAACAGCGCACgacttctgattggctgaatcTTGGTCAGCTGACTCAAGCTGTTCCCAGAGGTGGAGGCCAGTCTGGTCTAAGGAtgtgttttttccctttcaaGTCCACATGGATCCAGGTGAAGGTTGAAACTCAGCATGCAGGATGGTCAGCACACTGGAATTAGCACGTTGAAGGAAAAACACATGAGAGTATTAAGTGAGAGTTTAATACAGAGGAATAACTTCCATAGCAGTTCTTATAGGGTTAATAATATGATATAAAGTGCAGAGGCGGTAtataactaagtacatttattcGAGTACTGTACTTATGTACTGGTACACTTATGCATTTTTACGTGAAAAattatcatttttttccaatcagctaatcaattaatcaaatgaatagttgtactgtatttttaaaaaatcatctAACTTATAAGCTCTGCATGTTTTGTATGAAAATGAGTGAATTTGTAAAGTAATAGTAACTAAAACTGTCAGATAAATTTGgaggagtaaaaagtacaataattCCC
This genomic stretch from Toxotes jaculatrix isolate fToxJac2 chromosome 12, fToxJac2.pri, whole genome shotgun sequence harbors:
- the faxdc2 gene encoding fatty acid hydroxylase domain-containing protein 2, with amino-acid sequence MVAKTRVGGTRGAATTNSSSSSSSSKQEGPGGLWDSVKKAAFVIGSGILFLAAFGNSLTWHLQRFWGASGDFWQNLWTKLSSAFEGHDAALFFLGTMLIPTLVFWALNALLLLVDTTGIPSFITRYRIQVDKNNPVDPVKLHHAVRTVLFNQVFISGPMVVAVYYLMTWRGKPCGPELPTFHWALTELAAFAILEEILFYYSHRLFHHPGLYKHFHKQHHEWTAPIGVVSIYAHPLEHVISNMLPVVIGPVILGSHLSTTTLWYCLALVSTTISHCGYHLPFLPSPEFHDFHHLRFNQCFGVFGVLDRLHGTDTKFRQTKQYERHTLLTSLTPLTESIPDPPKKGQ